The Malus domestica chromosome 10, GDT2T_hap1 nucleotide sequence AGCCAACGCGTGCAACTTGCTTCCATATTCTTACACCTCTACGCTTCTCCTCAATCCAGTCCATCTTCTCCATCCGACTTCGACGAATTACATATAATTTTGTGATTGCGTACCATAAGAATCTTCGGATATTTACGATTTCTGAGTTGAGGCTGCCCATCGGCATCCAATGCAACAGGTGTACAAAATTCATGGTCGAAGGCACCAACTTCAACTCCCGCAAAGATTTCGTCCCTGGCGAGGTACTTGGATTATTTATTCTTCTTTAATCTTGTTCGTCTTTTGGTTTTAGTTTTAACATAATACCTAATATGGATTTCTCTCTCTaggttttgttttacttttacaAGAATGAAGGAGCTAGGGTTttctatttatgcattatgtttagggtttaaggttaccgttaaaaaatagaaaatttagcataagTATCATCTGAACTATTCCGGGAGTgtgtgtggagccaaaaatattcgcTAGGCGACACGtagacttttggacaaaagaggacaaaaataccatCGAAGCATActaggattcctacgcgcaagcagtgggcaatcatctttcaatcaagtcaaaagtgcccaaaaaaggtaacaattaaaaacctcttttatcaaatcctttctataaggtatttcccaaaacctagtattttctatttcattatttagctaaataatatatacctaccatatctcctaaaatcatccttAATAGTCAATAAAAATCACCCAATTAATAGCCCAAAACCGGCCCCCACTATTCACATCCTCATCTTtcccattttccttattaaaataaTCATTCACTTTTTATAACCACTCATTTattcttttcatatttaattagccaataaattggcaaattaaacatgaaattaaccCCCACtaaaaaccctatggccggctgCTATTATTCAAAATAGGGCAAACcctaattctataaatagacacatattctcaccaaaaattcattccaaacctcttgcaaaaattccaaaacactctaaacactatttctctctaaaattctaactttggcatcggaggttcttcggccaaagcccccccattcatcgtgggcgcgtgaggcttttggccttaacctaaggtgctagttgttttgtaggtgcaaaatcgtccaagatcgaagaggtgaaaatttgcatccacaaattggtgctttcattgagaggtgaaatccatactcgtaaaaGACTCTCGCGCAAAAAggttttgtctttgttttctagtccatttgaatatttttcatacgttcttatttatagaatttttttacttgcaaaggttctttgataaaacgtataagaaaaatataatggctagaaatttagaaaattccataagtgaaaattctaatattcaagaaatgagattgcggagatccgtgaggcaaaatgcgacaataaggggaacggcatcatcaccacgagtttccaccatgggaaccaccgtggtggctacctcggtagccacccgcggcgaggtccatggtgcttTCACCACgcccaccatgggaaccaccgcggtggctacttcggtagccactcgtggcgaggtccatggagttttcaccacggcccgagccgtgccatccaaggctcacaataccaagaccacgatccaagccgtgttatccaagtttacgtggacccaagcccaagcctcacaTTCACATGCACCACGCATTGAGCAGTCCgctcccgtgatccagcctgcttcAACAATCTAGTCTGCCCCAGTGATCCAGCCTGCCCCCGCAGCCCAGCCTACTCTCATGGTTTCCCAAGCTGCTCAAGTCGGCCCGAGacaatctcaaccatccggaccaatCATCGAGGCTGAGAcgttttcaccacatttctccCCAGATTTGACATTCCCCAACTCAAATCTTGCACTTGGAGTCAACCACCCTTTTATTGTTCAAGGAGGTGCATTccatccaagctcttccaatccgaaTGGCGAGCAAAACTTgtcccgacaagtcatagaattgacgagcgcccttgcacaataaactaccttggtgaatcaacttttacaaCGCACTGAGATGTGACGCGCACACGATGAAGTTTCCCGAAGTAGAACAAGGGTAGACAATGAGCCTTTTAAGCAACGACCCGGAAAACAGCCATTCAACCCGTCACAAGTCGAGCATTCAGACAGTGCACACtctcgattgggcccccgaaatagcgtatactcccgttttagcgcgcggaggagcgtgcattCTCGATTAGGCCCACGAGCAagtatacattcacggttaGGGCCAcgctttgataatcaacatgggcAGCCTTCCAGGCAAAGCATTCATTCGCGATTAGGCTCACAAGGAGTATCCTCCACATTACATCGGAGCGGGCAGCCTGACAAACGGAAGGAAACAATCGTTCAATTCGGCTCTAGTTCCACCGGTAGCCTGTAAAGAAAtccctcgcctgctaggaatctATCTCATACATTGCAGCCATGGCATAGACGAGCCGAGCGAgaagaagagcagcctagaccggtAGATAAAGACCAAGGGCAGCCGAAgactccgctaccccaacaaaagcAGATCCAAGAAGAGGTAGAAAGGCTTTTCAATGAACGGATGCGTGATTTTCGACGTAACGAAATGGTTGATGAAGCACTAAGGCGAgatatgaccaacataagcaggtcacttttcacggatgagatcgagcaggcagagcctccgcgcaagtttagcatgccgcacttcacatctttcaaaggagacGGAGATCCCGAAAGACACTTGAAGCATTACCGAAGTGCGATGGTCCTTTATCGGAATAATGATGcccttatgtgcaaaatattcgctactactttacaaggcgaggcacaagattggtttcatACCTTGCCGGCACGATCCATCCagaattttgatgatctttccttggttttcaccaaagaatactcatcttaccgttcgatcaagaaaaagtccgaTCACCTGTTCAAcgtaaagaaaaacccaaaagagtcaCTTCGCGATTACGTGAAGAGATTCAAGGCAGAGAAGGCGAAGATCGTCGGATGCGACAACTCGATAGCaagtgcagccttccaaaaaggactatcagcagaccacccactgtttggagaaatgatcatgaaagaagacctaACTCTAGCAGATTCCTTTGCTCTGGcggagaagcatgcactttgggacgaggctcgacAAGCAGAAAAGGCTCCCGAACAGCCTCGAAAAGAGTTAGCAGCTGCTCAAAAGAAAGATGAAAAGCAACCCAACAAGGGCAGGCAGGAGGTCAAGCGCAGGGACCGACCCACGACTAAAGAAGGCCCGATGACCAACAACTATTCTAAGTTCTCAAttccgattcatcaaatccttcgAGACGTCAAGAAtgaaccatggttcaagttGCCGAAGCAGTCAAAAtgagatacttccaagttggaccaCACCAAGTATTGCGCATTCCACCGAGGTCCCGGTCACACAACCAACGATtgctacacttggaagaactacctagagAAACTTGTGAAAGAAGGCAAAGTCGATAGATATTTGGACAAGCCAGCTGAGCAGTAAAAAAGGAATGCAGACGGAGATGAGGAGCCACCAACTAAGACGATTCGAATCAATGGCATTTTCGCTGAATCCGAACACTTGGGGGCTACTAATAACTCCAAAAAGAGGAAAATCCAGCAGGCTTTACTAATCTCACAAGTTCAAGCAGTCGATACCCAACCTGGACCTATCATTGGCTTCACGGAGCAGGATGCAGAAGGAGTCGACTTCCCACACGACGATGCGTTAGTAGTATCTGTCAAACTAGCCCATGCTATAGTCGACATgatgatggttgacaatggaagtgcagtcaacctacttcaactttcggtcattcagaagatgggcctggaaagTACAATCATACGACGGGCAGAGGTACTTACTGGATTCAACGGACACACCTCAACTGCCATCGGCCATATCACACTTGAAGTAAAAACACCACCAGTCGTCTCAAAGCAAACATTCATAATCGTAAATGACCCAtctccctacaatgggattcttgggagaCCTTGGTTGATCAAGCTGGATGCCGTCACTTCCGTCAAATATCAAAAAATCCGATTTCGCATCCCAGGAGGAGGAGTCGGAGAGATCAAGTCTGACCAGGTTTCATCCCGACGATGCACTGTTCAAATgttgaaagaataaaaaaagaagacctTTACCCCCGTAGAGGTTACCGAAGTCCAAAAGGGTAAAGAAAttaccaaatagcaattacagcaaGTGGATCGAGAAGATGGCGCCCAAGCAGACAagataggatggaaacccgaagaggacgttgaagacatcattcttgatccccagcAGCTGGAAAAGACGGCTAAAATTGGCTCACGACTAAACCCAgatgagaaggaagaactcacaaTTTTCCTTACGAAAAACCGAGATATCTTCGCATGGTCACCATCCGACATGCCCGGTATTGATCCCAAAGTGGCCTGCCACAAGCTGCACGTCGATCCAACTGCCAAACCGGTAATTCAAAAAAGAAGACATTTCGCACCCGAACGAGTAGCGATCATCGAGGTAGAAATTGACAAACTATTGAAGGCCGGattcatagaagaggtagcGCATTCGGCATGGCGCTAATGTCGTACTagtcatgaagaaagagaagggcaaatgGAGGGATTGCGTagactacaccgacctcaacaaagcatgcccaaaagaCCACTATCCTGTCTACCGGATTGATCTAttagtagattcaacttctggAAACCAGTTGCTTAGTTTCTTAAACGCATACTCcggctacaaccaaatagccatgcaTGAGCCCGACAAAGAGAAAACTGCGTTCGTGATAGAGCGAGGCACTTAttgctacaaggtcatgccttttggcctcaagaacgcgggagccacttaccaaaggctggtaaatatgatgttcaaaaagcaaattggggtaaccatggaggtctatgtCGACGATATCATGGTAAAGGGCAAGCAGCGATCAGATCATATTCGTAAcctggtgataggagcatattcaTGCGGCTTAAATGGCTTGTTCTCGTACTTTTACGTtatgtttctttagttattttagtccTTTATgcttcttttgtgtgttttcaggttctaagggcttAAGgagcaaagaagtgcatttagGGGCCTTTTTGGAGCACTATTGGGCTAAGGATGGATAGCTTAGGCTTGGAGCCAAAAtgttggatgaaattgaaggcCTTGTATGCACTTGAGGACACAAAACAATGGCCCTAACCCAATTACACAACCTTGCCATGGGCTTAACCATATAACACCATtcccttgccatgcaaaccacccTATTTTAGGCCCATTTTATGTACTTAAACCCTAGCCCTTTAAACTTGCAGCCCTATTATGATTTATTCACTTCCATATCCTTCTTTAATCCACATGCATTCATCATAATTCACAACACAAAACAGCCATACAAACCAACCCATTGCCGTGCCTTCCCTTGCCATTTTTAGCCATCACACTTCATCATTGCAGCCACCATTCACCCTAGTTGTCAATCACATACTTTCCCATTGTATAATTAATCCACATGCAGCTTTAATCATTCACTCACAAGTTTTCCCAACAAACAAATCAGCCACATGCACACCAAaccacccatgccgtgcatcccTTAGCAATTCCAGCATTCCACCAATTTTTCCTAGCTGTTTTTCACATGCATCCCCTCACTCTTTAATCATTTCCAACCTAGCAACCCCTTTAATCATTCATCCTAGCTGCCATTAACATGCTCTCCCATCCATTCTCTCCCTATAAAACCATGCAATGCATTCATACAATTGAGGGGATTTGACGACAAAACAATCACACAACACACCATCACAAAATCCCATTCTTTGCCGTGCATATcccttccattttctgcataTTTTCTCTTCATTGCAATCATTCCCCACTCCATTCCACATACACCTAAAGCCCTAAACATTTCCTTAgaccttgtgctacaacaaaGAGGAATAGAAGAGGGCCTAAACGTTCATACAATTCAAGTTTGAGTTGTTGGAATGTTTAGGtgtttctttgatttcaatgtttaaattcaattctctttgtcttgtaagtatgaggaactaaaccccctttagctagggggtgattcgaaactatgtttatgcttgcaatatgaattgattacctttggttggaatttcataagttgtggattcaatttgtttaaccatttgattgataacttatttatgtatgtttattgagagtgcacgcttaattttcatgcataaatatgacgctagaatataagtgagtttcacctaatcgttatgaacctatattcacaagtagtggaggttgcttataaacaatcgtgttaaatgaattcttggcactagtttcatgcttttcatagtaacgaatgcctcgtcaacacttatagttttcatgatgcttaatgatctttgattgtatctttattgtgcttttcacgtaaaggacttttggagaatgttGTGAATTGCGTTGCGCaaacccatccaattcattaacttaaggagaacttgacggttaatttaagcggacctaattaacctagggtgttgagtttcataatttatcgaAAGACCAACTGAGAATCGATCTTgtattgcaagtgtgacatgtgtggagaagaaccccttaagctattccatcatccataaTTTTCATCgcattcatatttacattttgcCCTTAATTATAATCTGtccatttaatttaatctcGTCAAAAACAACTCAATTCCCCctccccatattttgttaaagtCTTAGTCGTTCAAATCTATCTTATTTTAtgcttttaagtatttggagtcttttgaacttgttttgagtcttttggtttgtcttagtgttttaaaagttagttttatttatttgagtcaagtgtttagcacccctagttaatccccggttagaacgatccctacttacatcattactacaattgtcacaaatagggtttaatttgtgtgtcaagtaattttcgcaccacctggcagaaactttcaatatccttagaaagtacaagatgaagctcaacccaaccaaatgcacatttggaGTATCTTAAGGCCGATTCTTAGGGTACttagtaacccaacgaggaattgaagcacatcccaagcaaatccgAGCAATCCTAGAGATGAAGTCTCCAACTACTTTGAAAGAGATCCAAAGCTTGATCGGACGAGCAGCATCCCTCAACTGTTTCCTCTCACGATCCACCGATCGATGCAAGCCTTTTTTCAAAGCTATCAAGAGGGCACAAAGAGATAAATGGGATGAAGAGTGCAAAAAAGCTTTCCAAGACTTGAAGGAGTATCTCACGtcacctcccttactatccaagccggaagcagcggaggatttatatatttatttagtagTCTCCGAAGTAGCGGTGAGCTCtgccctcatacgagaagagctgggggcccaactgctggtattctacacttctaaagctcttctcgatgcggaaacaagatatccgaagatcgaaaaattaattttggcgttAGTTGTTGCGGCTCGGAAGCTTAGACCATATTTTCAAGCTCATACAGTCATTGTCATGACTCAGTATCCCTTACGATCAATATTACATGGTCCGGACgcttctcaacgagtgatgaaATGGGCATTGGAACTTAGTCAATATGGTTTAGTTTTCCGACCTCGCACAgcgataaaggcccaagccttggcagACTTCATAGCGGAATTCACACCTGGCCTAGGCAACCCAACAGTGCGGCCCAACGACGCCCTAGAAGCAGCCGAGAGTACCTTAGCCACACTTACTCCATCCAACCAAGATTTTTGgaatttgcatgtcgacggagCATCCAACTATAAAGGCTCGGGAGCAGGTGTAGTTCTTGTTACTCCAGATAgctcaatgctcgagcaggcgatcactctaggtttcaaagcatccaataacGAAGCAGAGTATGAGGCTCTACTAGCAGGCCTCCGAATGACAAGagacttggcggtgaagaaactcgcaattcattctgattcccaactaatcaccagctaggctactggggaatacacggcaaaacacccaaggatggcacaatacctagagaaagtaCGCCAGCAGCTTGaagcatttcagacttacactctcactcaagttccgcGCGCCGACAATGCACATGCAGATGCACTAGCTGGTTTAGGCTCCGCCCTTGACCACCAATTTAAACGCTCCATTTCggtggaatatctagacaagccaagcataaagATGGAGCCGATAGCtgaagtgtcacaggttagtgtaACTCCCACTTGGCAAAGTCCAATTATAGACTACTTGGTCAACGGCACATTACCCACAGAAAGATTGGAGTCAAGGAAACTCCAAATTAAGTCGGCACGCTACTATATGTGGAATGGCATTCTCGTCCGAAGATCCTACACCGGACCACATCTCCGCTACCTAACACCTcccgatgacttgaaggttctaagcttAATCGACGAAGGCGTTTGTGGGAATCACTCTGGAGGTCGATCATTAGCTCAaaaggctcttaacgcaggctattactggcctaccatgcaccaagatgctaaggaattagtacaaaagtgcgacCGCTGCCAACGCTACAAACCAGTACCAGCACTACCCGCCAGTGAGCTACACCCGCAAACGAgtccttggccattcatgcaatgggcaatcgacctggtaggACCTATGCCGCCTGCTACCGGgggcagatgcatgatgatcgtggcaaccgactatttcaccaaatgggtagaagcagaacccatgacgaccacgactcaaacggacatagagcgctttatatggaggaacatcatttgccgatttggcatccctcagtccATCGTCACGGACAACGGCCCTCAATTTGTGGGaaaagatttggcaaagttcttccaaaaatatggcatcaaacaacacatgtccacaccaagatatcctcaaggcaatgggcaggccgaagcatccaacaagacga carries:
- the LOC139188737 gene encoding uncharacterized protein, producing the protein MVDEALRRDMTNISRSLFTDEIEQAEPPRKFSMPHFTSFKGDGDPERHLKHYRSAMVLYRNNDALMCKIFATTLQGEAQDWFHTLPARSIQNFDDLSLVFTKEYSSYRSIKKKSDHLFNVKKNPKESLRDYVKRFKAEKAKIVGCDNSIASAAFQKGLSADHPLFGEMIMKEDLTLADSFALAEKHALWDEARQAEKAPEQPRKELAAAQKKDEKQPNKGRQEVKRRDRPTTKEGPMTNNYSKFSIPIHQILRDVKNEPWNADGDEEPPTKTIRINGIFAESEHLGATNNSKKRKIQQALLISQVQAVDTQPGPIIGFTEQDAEGVDFPHDDALVVSVKLAHAIVDMMMVDNGSAVNLLQLSVIQKMGLESTIIRRAEVLTGFNGHTSTAIGHITLEVKTPPVVSKQTFIIVNDPSPYNGILGRPWLIKLDAVTSVKYQKIRFRIPGGGVGEIKSDQQVDREDGAQADKIGWKPEEDVEDIILDPQQLEKTAKIGSRLNPDEKEELTIFLTKNRDIFAWSPSDMPGIDPKVACHKLHVDPTAKPVIQKRRHFAPERVAIIEVEIDKLLKAGFIEEVAHSAWR